The following are encoded together in the Culex pipiens pallens isolate TS chromosome 1, TS_CPP_V2, whole genome shotgun sequence genome:
- the LOC120413337 gene encoding vacuolar protein sorting-associated protein 4 translates to MAAGSTLQKAIDIVTKATEEDRNKNYEEALRLYEHGVEYFLHAIKYEAQGDKAKDSIRAKCLQYLDRAEKLKAYLKKGKKKPVKDGGSGGSSKDDKGKKNNGGDSSSESDSDDPEKKKLQSKLEGAIVVEKPHVKWSDVAGLEGAKEALKEAVILPIKFPHLFTGKRIPWKGILLFGPPGTGKSYLAKAVATEANNSTFFSVSSSDLVSKWLGESEKLVKNLFELARAHKPSIIFIDEVDSLCSSRSDNESESARRIKTEFLVQMQGVGTDTEGILVLGATNTPWILDSAIRRRFEKRIYIPLPDEHARLVMFKIHLGNTAHCLTEDNIRTLAGKTDGYSGADISIVVRDALMQPVRKVQSATHFKRISGPSPADKEQTVDDLLVPCSPGEAGAIEMTWMEVPGDKLSVPPVTMSDILKSLTSTKPTVNEEDMKKLDKFTEDFGQEG, encoded by the exons ATGGCCGCCGGATCGACGCTGCAAAAGGCAATCGATATTGTCACGAAGGCCACCGAGGAGGATCGCAACAAGAACTACGAGGAAGCGCTACGGTTGTACGAGCACGGAGTGGAATACTTTCTGCATGCCATCAAAT ATGAAGCCCAGGGTGACAAAGCAAAGGACTCGATCCGGGCAAAGTGCCTCCAGTATCTGGACCGGGCGGAAAAGCTGAAGGCGTACCTCAAGAAGGGCAAGAAAAAGCCGGTCAAGGACGGTGGCAGCGGCGGCAGTTCCAAGGACGACAAGGGCAAAAAGAACAACGGCGGCGACAGCAGCTCCGAGTCGGACTCGGACGATCCGGAGAAGAAGAAGCTGCAGTCGAAGCTGGAGGGCGCGATCGTGGTGGAGAAGCCGCACGTAAAGTGGTCCGACGTGGCGGGGCTGGAGGGCGCGAAGGAAGCGCTCAAGGAGGCGGTCATCCTGCCGATCAAGTTTCCACATCTGTTCACCGGGAAGCGCATTCCGTGGAAGGGGATCCTGCTGTTTGGG CCTCCCGGCACGGGCAAATCCTACCTGGCGAAGGCCGTCGCCACCGAAGCGAACAACTCGACCTTCTTCTCCGTGTCCAGCTCGGATCTGGTGTCCAAGTGGCTCGGTGAGTCGGAAAAGTTGGTCAAAAATCTGTTCGAGCTGGCCCGGGCCCACAAACCGAGCATCATCTTCATCGACGAGGTCGACTCCCTGTGCTCGTCCCGGTCGGACAACGAGAGCGAAAGTGCGCGCCGTATCAAGACGGAATTTCTGGTGCAGATGCAGGGCGTCGGCACGGACACCGAGGGCATCCTGGTGCTGGGGGCGACGAATACGCCGTGGATCTTGGACTCGGCCATTCGGCGACGTTTCGAGAAGCGAATCTACATCCCACTGCCGGACGAGCACGCCCGGTTGGTCATGTTTAAGATTCACCTGGGCAACACGGCGCACTGCCTGACGGAGGACAACATCCGCACGTTGGCGGGCAAGACGGACGGGTACTCCGGGGCGGATATTTCGATCGTGGTTCGGGACGCGCTGATGCAGCCGGTGCGCAAGGTCCAGTCGGCGACGCACTTTAAGCGAATCAGTGGCCCCTCTCCGGCGGACAAGGAGCAGACCGTGGACGATCTGCTGGTGCCGTGCAGTCCGGGCGAAGCGGGTGCCATCGAAATGACCTGGATGGAGGTGCCCGGAGATAAGCTGAGCGTGCCGCCGGTTACGATG AGTGACATCCTGAAGTCGCTGACCAGCACCAAACCGACCGTCAACGAGGAGGACATGAAAAAGTTGGACAAATTCACGGAAGACTTTGGTCAGGAAGGTTAA